In a single window of the Patescibacteria group bacterium genome:
- a CDS encoding GGGtGRT protein → EGAIGIARTANKVRKEPLQVILNGLGKDAAFIISRINGFTYVETDYDFYASELKIVREKKYSDGDKSKVRCYGANDVVEGVAIMKHEKVDVSITGNSTNPTRFQHLVAGTYKKWATENNKAYFSVASGGGTGRTLHPDNMAAGPASYGLTDSMGRMHGDAQFAGSSSVPAHVEMMGLIGMGNNPMVGATVAVAVAVEEALKV, encoded by the coding sequence GAGGGCGCCATAGGAATAGCCCGCACGGCCAACAAGGTGCGCAAGGAGCCACTTCAGGTCATACTCAACGGACTGGGCAAGGACGCCGCCTTTATAATATCCCGTATTAACGGCTTTACCTATGTCGAGACGGACTACGACTTCTATGCAAGCGAGCTGAAAATTGTCCGCGAGAAGAAATATTCCGACGGGGACAAGAGCAAGGTGCGCTGCTACGGCGCTAACGATGTCGTCGAGGGCGTGGCGATAATGAAGCATGAGAAGGTGGACGTATCCATCACAGGCAACTCCACCAACCCCACCCGCTTCCAGCACCTTGTCGCGGGGACCTACAAGAAGTGGGCTACCGAAAACAACAAGGCCTATTTTTCCGTCGCGTCGGGCGGCGGTACGGGACGCACCCTGCATCCCGACAATATGGCGGCCGGACCGGCTTCCTACGGGTTGACCGACTCCATGGGACGTATGCACGGCGACGCGCAGTTCGCCGGCTCCTCCTCTGTCCCCGCCCACGTTGAAATGATGGGACTCATCGGCATGGGCAACAATCCCATGGTCGGAGCCACGGTTGCGGTCGCGGTCGCAGTAGAGGAAGCTCTCAAGGTATAG